The genomic segment CAGGCTCAATTTGCCCATCCATAACCAAAAGCTATAGAGTATATCGAAATGTGAAGCTCCCTTTGGAAAGGGAATCTTGCTGTGAGATATGTTATAACACTTAATGATGCTGCAAAACCCAACCAAGAACATGTTTGTTGTAGCCTTACTACCCAAAATTGCAAAAGCTCCACTGACAAAAAATGTTGGATTACGTTGTCGAGGAGGAGGGGCTTCACCAGAAGTGTTTGACGAAATACTTGACTTAGACTTTTCTGGAAAGAAACCACTAGATGGGTTCATTCCTGCTTGGAAGGTGACAGTGGCTATTAGTGCAGCCACTACTACAAGCGCATTGCGTGTGTCACTCGACGAGCCTCTCATGTGCTTGTACCGAAAGTATTTGATCCAGTCGGTCTCTGTTGCATTCTGCTCTGGAGATTTAGAATAAGCTattgttgatgatgatgatgatatggTGTTTGTGATATTGATATATCGAGCTCTGACAGCTCTGGCGAGTCGCAGGGTTTCATGGAGCTGAACATCACTTGGATTTTCCATCAGTAAATCAATTAAATCCATTGGTGTTAGACCCTTTGAGTTCCTTTCGTTCAATTTTAGTGTGCTGATAATGTTGTTTTTGTTGAGCAGGAATTCTACAATCTGCATTGTCAAAAGTAGTATTCATCTATAATAATAATTAGAATGATCATTTATCATTTGAGCAAAAGTAATTTAATTCAATAAATTACAAATCTCAAATAACTACTTGCTCCAActcaaatttttaaaattaaaatttcaaataatgttacgaaaaaacaataatcagtaaaaTTAAACTTATACCCCACTAGATATTTAAGAATATTTACCCCTAgcaattaattttaaattttcaaGATTTAAATCatagaatttttatttttaagatttaaaaaccATTTTAGAAAAATTCGTACTATGCCCTATACTTGATAATTATAAGATTTCAACCATATACAtactttttcttaaaaaaattccTAAATAACAGCAAAATATTATTGTGTTTTCAAAAGTACCAAAATATAATTCTTGAGTTCAATTTTGATCAAATTTAATTATAAGTAAAGATAATCAAACTTACCCGATGTTATTTTCTAGAGACAGCAAAGTGGAGAATAGTGTTTCCATCTCTATCAACCCAATTCACAATCTCCGGCAAtccaagcttttcaagccattCCACCaactttttaaacacctcaaaTCTGTCATATTTGACAGCCAAATGGAATGTCGTTTCTTCAAGATCCGTCAAATCCTTAACACATTCAGCTGAGAAAGAAATCACTTCATTCAAACACTAATCTTGTCATGAACAACAGCATAGTGAATACTCATTCTTCCATCTCTTCGCTTCAAACGACATATCTCAGACCCACTACTTGTTGTCGTATTACATACCAATAATAGCTCTTTCACTATCTCTACATGTCCTAAACCTGAAGCTATGTCCAATGGTCGAAACCCTTCCTTGTTTTGCTCCATCACCAACTCAGCTTCACTCGAATTGGCCGAAATCGGGcttttttgttattgttttttgttttcaaacttgtattttttaaaataagaacaGAAAACAATTTGtgtagttttttaaaaaataatagatGTTtggctaattttttttaaaaaaagttttatagtttttagttttttttaaaaaatatcttgattacaaaaattaataaatatatttacaaagatagtttttttaaaaatttgtaataaataatgcaATAAAGTAATATGAAATAAAAAATGCactataagaaaaataaatattagAGGCGGGTTGAATCTGCCTGTAATTTGAAAGTTATTAGcggaaattatattttatatggacttttaattgatattttaaaaaatatggcttttttttcatCTTAACTTTTGTATggctttttatacttttttatcacttttgtggttttttttcccatatttttgttaaGATGTCTTATTATGCTATATGTTTGtttctaattattattttttaaatccaGGGGtagttatgtaattttattttatgtaattttttaaaattttacaaaggcagtttacttttacttttactttacCTTTTCCGTTCAGTTTTTTTCTCTTTGTTTCCCGAgtgttctttctttttttttttttcagttgttTGCATGCGGTTTGGGTTTGGTGATTGGGGTTGTTGATGAGTATTTTGGGGTGATCGGAGTTGTTTTCGGTCATCAGAGTTGTTGATTAGGAGTTTGGTCGACTAGAATTTTCAGAAATTTTGGCTAACTGTCTTGAACGTCGTCGGAATGCGCCGTTCTCCTCGAACTCCGACGGTTCCTGCCGACAATGCAGGGTCTAACGTTAAGGTATCTTGTTTTTTTCAGTGTTTTGGTTTGgttgttagtttgatttttgttTATTTGAGTTGGAATCGTATATTTTTTTGTATGTTGTTTTCATTGTTCATATTTTCATTATTTGTATTtgtatttatgtttatgttttttaaggGAGGTAATGTTGGTTCTTCATCAACAAGTGTTGATGGCGGTTTGCGTTCTTCCCCTCAAGTTAAGGATTCTTCAAGGATCAAGAGAACTTCTGCTGGGACAAAGAAAGATCGTCAGAGTAGAGTTAAGGTACCTAGTtaccttgattttttttttcgatGTGTATATGTATGTTTTTCCTTTTTACTGCATCTTTCCCTTGAGGGAAATCttatatgatatttgtaattcccACATATATGATTTATATCATATGCCTTCATCTTGATATCAGATTATGATGAAACTGGCTCTGGCTTGTTGTAACTACAAGTTTAGagcatgtttatatatatatatatataaatatctaaatGTGTGTTTGTGTGTGGTTTTGTCAATTAAATAATGATAAAACTTGCTCATACTTCTTGACGTATACTACTGATTTCATACATTCACAGTTCGACATTTAACAAAGTTCAAAGTAACTAGGTAACTagaaaaacatacatataaaacaaAGTTCAAAGTGCATTCTAGAGGTATTGTTTTCTGTTTGTGGTCCCTTGTTTCTTTGATATGGTTtaagtgtatgattatgtttagtTTTTT from the Humulus lupulus chromosome X, drHumLupu1.1, whole genome shotgun sequence genome contains:
- the LOC133805636 gene encoding ankyrin repeat-containing protein BDA1-like is translated as MEQNKEGFRPLDIASGLGHVEIVKELLLCLNEVISFSAECVKDLTDLEETTFHLAVKYDRFEVFKKLVEWLEKLGLPEIVNWVDRDGNTILHFAIVEFLLNKNNIISTLKLNERNSKGLTPMDLIDLLMENPSDVQLHETLRLARAVRARYINITNTISSSSSTIAYSKSPEQNATETDWIKYFRYKHMRGSSSDTRNALVVVAALIATVTFQAGMNPSSGFFPEKSKSSISSNTSGEAPPPRQRNPTFFVSGAFAILGSKATTNMFLVGFCSIIKCYNISHSKIPFPKGASHFDILYSFWLWMGKLSLTMVISFSFSELLLLYPFY